The genomic window CCTCAGGTTGTGGTTGGCCAAGTTTTAGTCGTCCGATTTCTAAGGAATTGATTCATTATTACAAAGACCTGAGCCATGGAATGGAGCGAATCGAAGTTCGTTCTCGGTCAGGCAATGCTCACTTGGGTCATGTTTTCACAGATGGTCCTCAGGAATTAGGTGGCCTGCGTTACTGTATTAATTCTGCATCCTTGCGCTTTGTGGCAAAGGATGAGATGGAAAAAGCAGGATATGGCTATCTATTACCTTTCTTAAACAAATAAAACTGAGATGGTGGGGCTTCCCACTTTCTTCATTTCCAGAATAAGAATAGAAGGGACTTATGAAACACTTACTATCTTACTTCAAACCCTACATCAAAGAATCCATTTTAGCACCCTTGTTCAAGCTACTAGAAGCTGTTTTTGAACTTTTGGTTCCCATGGTGATTGCTGGGATTGTTGACCAGTCCTTACCCCAGAGAGATCAAGGACACCTCTGGATGCAGATTGGCCTGCTCCTCGTCTTTGCAGTAATTGGCGTTTTAGTGGCCTTGGTAGCCCAGTTTTACTCAGCCAAGGCTGCGGTTGGATTTGCCAAAGAACTGACAGACGACCTTTATCGTCATATTCTTTCCTTACCCAAGGATAGCAGAGATCGTTTGACAACTTCGAGCTTGGTGACTCGCTTGACTTCGGATACCTACCAGATTCAGACTGGGATCAATCAATTTCTGCGCCTCTTTTTGCGAGCGCCTATTATCGTTTTTGGAGCCATTTTTATGGCCTATCGCATTTCTGCTGAGCTGACTTTCTGGTTCTTAGTCATGGTTGTCATTTTGACGATTGTCATTGTCGGGCTCTCTCGTCTTGTCAATCCTCTCTACAGTAGTCTCAGAAAGAAAACGGACCAACTGGTTCAGGAAACGCGCCAGCAATTACAAGGGATGCGAGTTATTCGTGCTTTTGGTCAGGAAAAACGAGAGTTAAAGATTTTTCAAACTCTTAACCAAGTTTATGCCAGATTGCAAGAAAAAACAGGCTTCTGGTCTAGTTTGTTAACACCTCTGACCTATCTGATTGTTAATGGAACTCTTCTCGTCATCATCTGGCAGGGATATATTTCAATTCAAGGAGGTTTACTCAGTCAAGGTGCCCTCATTGCCCTTATCAACTATCTCTTGCAGATTTTGGTGGAATTGGTTAAGCTAGCTATGCTGATCAATTCTCTCAATCAGTCCTATATCTCAGCCAAGCGAATTGAGGAAGTTTTTACCGAAGCTCCAGAGGATATTCATTCAGAATTAGAACAAAAGAAAACTACCAGTGATAAGGTTTTACAAGTCCAAGAATTGACCTTTACCTATCCTGATGCGGCCCAGCCTTCTCTGAGAGACATTTCATTTGATATGAAACAAGGGCAAATCCTTGGTATCATCGGGGGAACTGGTTCTGGTAAGTCAAGCTTGGTGCAAGTCTTACTTGGACTTTATCCAGTAGACAAGGGGATCATTG from Streptococcus oralis includes these protein-coding regions:
- a CDS encoding ABC transporter ATP-binding protein encodes the protein MKHLLSYFKPYIKESILAPLFKLLEAVFELLVPMVIAGIVDQSLPQRDQGHLWMQIGLLLVFAVIGVLVALVAQFYSAKAAVGFAKELTDDLYRHILSLPKDSRDRLTTSSLVTRLTSDTYQIQTGINQFLRLFLRAPIIVFGAIFMAYRISAELTFWFLVMVVILTIVIVGLSRLVNPLYSSLRKKTDQLVQETRQQLQGMRVIRAFGQEKRELKIFQTLNQVYARLQEKTGFWSSLLTPLTYLIVNGTLLVIIWQGYISIQGGLLSQGALIALINYLLQILVELVKLAMLINSLNQSYISAKRIEEVFTEAPEDIHSELEQKKTTSDKVLQVQELTFTYPDAAQPSLRDISFDMKQGQILGIIGGTGSGKSSLVQVLLGLYPVDKGIIDLYRDGRSPLNLEQWRSWIAYVPQKIELFKGTIRSNLTLGLNQEVSDQELWQALEIAQAKDFVSEKEGLLDATVEAGGRNFSGGQKQRLSIARAVLRQAPFLILDDATSALDTITESKLLKAIRENLPNTSLILISQRTSTLQMTDQILLLEKGELLAVGKHDDLMKISQVYREINASQHGKED